TCTCGTAGTTCATATGGAAAGCCTCTGCGAGGTGGGCAGTCTTCATAACGGCGGTGATTCCGCCTTTGACAGCGACGTCACCGCGAAGGTAGTCGGTTGCCTGTGCGACGAGCCATGGGGCGTAGGCGGTAAAGCCGCCGGGTGAGTGCTCTGTAGCCATGATCGGAATGTCGAGGTGGTTTTTGAGCTTCACGTAGTTGAGCATGTCGTCGCCAGCGAGCGGGTCTTCGTACCAGTGGTAGTTGAGTTCCTGGATTGCTTTGCCGACTTCAAGAGCCTGAGGATAATCATAGGCCCAGATTGAGTCGAGCATTAGCGTGAAGTCATCACCGACGGCTTTTCGGACGGCAGCGCAGATCTCAATATCTTCCCGGATATCGACTGCCGGTGGGTGGATCTTGTAGCCCTGCAGACCCC
This portion of the Gemmatimonadota bacterium genome encodes:
- a CDS encoding mandelate racemase; translation: DVALWDLAGKVAGLSIHHLLGTYRDTIPAYVSSPRLASAEAYANEATEYQDRGLQGYKIHPPAVDIREDIEICAAVRKAVGDDFTLMLDSIWAYDYPQALEVGKAIQELNYHWYEDPLAGDDMLNYVKLKNHLDIPIMATEHSPGGFTAYAPWLVAQATDYLRGDVAVKGGITAVMKTAHLAEAFHMNYEIHHGGNSLNNIANLHATMAIKNTEYFEILLPGEAQKYGLIEEAEPDANGIMHAINEPGLGAKIDFDLIERKKTAILS